A DNA window from Candidatus Poribacteria bacterium contains the following coding sequences:
- a CDS encoding CehA/McbA family metallohydrolase — translation MLNIFAVAPSTVKVGERFSIGVKICTHPYFVGASCYMHSHPVKSPFNSSPRGIIYMDNVPPEWQGTIEIRGGEDYNGPERFVFDGKTSPFPGDRRPIARIEGLSFSRPGTKFIEIIETGSGNTFVSNPIRVSPGEPEERLFWADLHCQTFFSDGLRCPEELYRFARDEAFLDVFALSDHSEALTDRQWDYFTAVTNDFNCPGRFVTLVGQEWTSGKWGHRNAYFPGDYGPIWRCLDPKFSDLEDLYAAAREYGALLIPHHSANEEMGINWDNGHDPEVERLVEIYSIWGNSERPAREGNPRPIRVNGGERDGRHVVDALRRGYRFGIVGGGDIHDGRPGDELHTLQRRPESYRRLWRQGITGIWARKLTREAIFEALWNRRVFATTNVRIFLKFSADGSPMGSEVKANNEVHFLLEIASEVPIARIDLVKNGDDLHTEYPNVRELVRDFSDDPEDGDWYYVRVTRIDGEMAWSSPIWIKR, via the coding sequence ATGTTAAACATATTTGCTGTGGCGCCCTCAACGGTCAAAGTAGGGGAGAGGTTCTCCATTGGGGTTAAGATCTGCACGCATCCTTATTTTGTCGGCGCTTCCTGCTATATGCACTCCCATCCGGTGAAAAGCCCGTTTAATTCGTCCCCACGCGGAATCATTTACATGGATAACGTTCCACCTGAGTGGCAAGGGACAATCGAAATCCGCGGAGGGGAGGATTATAACGGGCCTGAACGATTTGTGTTTGATGGTAAGACAAGCCCTTTCCCGGGGGACAGAAGACCAATCGCACGGATAGAAGGTTTGAGCTTCTCAAGGCCGGGCACTAAATTCATTGAGATCATCGAAACCGGAAGTGGAAATACGTTCGTGAGCAATCCCATCAGAGTCTCGCCCGGAGAGCCCGAGGAACGGCTTTTTTGGGCGGATCTTCACTGCCAGACGTTTTTTAGCGATGGATTACGCTGCCCTGAGGAACTTTATCGCTTCGCCCGAGACGAAGCTTTCCTCGATGTATTTGCCCTTTCCGATCACTCCGAAGCCCTCACCGACAGGCAATGGGACTACTTCACGGCCGTTACAAATGATTTTAACTGCCCGGGGCGGTTTGTCACCTTGGTGGGGCAGGAGTGGACCAGCGGGAAATGGGGTCACAGGAACGCCTACTTCCCCGGAGATTACGGTCCCATCTGGAGATGCCTAGATCCTAAGTTCAGCGATTTGGAAGATCTCTACGCCGCGGCGAGGGAATATGGAGCTTTGTTGATTCCCCATCACTCAGCGAATGAAGAGATGGGCATTAACTGGGACAACGGACATGATCCGGAGGTAGAACGGCTTGTAGAAATTTATTCCATCTGGGGCAATAGTGAACGCCCCGCCAGAGAGGGAAATCCCAGACCTATACGTGTCAACGGCGGCGAGAGAGATGGACGACACGTCGTCGATGCTCTCAGGCGAGGTTATCGATTCGGAATTGTAGGCGGGGGAGATATTCACGATGGAAGACCTGGCGATGAACTGCATACCCTACAACGGAGACCTGAAAGCTACCGCAGGCTCTGGCGTCAGGGAATAACGGGCATCTGGGCGAGAAAACTGACACGAGAAGCGATCTTCGAGGCACTGTGGAACCGCCGTGTCTTCGCCACCACGAATGTGAGGATATTCCTTAAATTCAGCGCCGATGGATCGCCGATGGGTTCAGAGGTGAAAGCGAACAATGAGGTTCATTTTCTCCTGGAGATCGCAAGCGAGGTGCCAATCGCGCGTATCGACCTGGTGAAAAACGGCGATGATCTCCACACCGAGTATCCGAATGTCAGAGAGTTAGTCCGTGATTTCAGCGATGATCCCGAAGATGGAGATTGGTATTATGTGAGGGTGACTCGCATAGATGGTGAGATGGCTTGGTCAAGCCCCATCTGGATCAAGAGATAA